A single Primulina eburnea isolate SZY01 chromosome 11, ASM2296580v1, whole genome shotgun sequence DNA region contains:
- the LOC140804982 gene encoding NAD(P)H dehydrogenase (quinone) FQR1-like — protein MATKLYIVYYSMYGHVEKLAREIKKGADTVEGVEAKLYQVAETLPDEVLGKMYAPPKSADVPVITANELVEADGLIFGMPTRFGMMPAQLKALLDATGRLWQTGALVGKPVGMFTSTSSQGSGHETTALTAITQFAHHGMIIVPTGYTFGEGMYVLDEIKGGSAYGAGTFTGRDGSRQPSELELAHAFHQGKYIAGVVKKFKGGSA, from the exons ATGGCAACTAAACTTTACATCGT TTACTATTCTATGTATGGGCATGTTGAGAAACTTGCCCGCGAGATCAAGAAAGGGGCCGACACTGTCGAAGGAGTTGAGGCCAAATTGTATCAG GTTGCAGAAACGCTTCCTGATGAGGTTCTCGGGAAGATGTATGCGCCCCCAAAGAGTGCTGATGTGCCAGTGATCACAGCCAATGAACTAGTTGAGGCAGATGGACTCATATTCGGTATGCCCACTAGATTCGGGATGATGCCAGCTCAACTGAAAGCATTGCTAGATGCGACCGGAAGGCTGTGGCAGACCGGAGCGCTAGTAGGCAAGCCTGTTGGTATGTTTACCAGCACTTCATCTCAAGGAAGCGGACACGAGACCACAGC TTTGACCGCGATTACTCAGTTCGCGCACCACGGGATGATCATCGTTCCCACTGGATACACCTTTGGGGAAGGCATGTACGTGTTGGATGAGATTAAGGGTGGCAGTGCCTATGGTGCTGGAACTTTCACCGGCAGAGATGGGTCGAGGCAGCCTTCAGAACTGGAATTGGCCCATGCTTTccaccaagggaagtacattgCTGGTGTTGTCAAGAAGTTTAAAGGAGGATcagcttga
- the LOC140804566 gene encoding putative F-box protein At3g10240 translates to MESNVSTREGGEASSKIEAQMANGAESSEDLTKCERKEDYNSTSIVPFEAVIEFRSAETETGAPVFSSDVVIEILCRLPLRPLAKLQLVCKEWRGFIRGRYLMERNIDRNEVVGHWHNVAVPRDPAKPDHNDERFMLLDGCDGLLLIKSFPTMKLTIWNPATCGVLHLPDPHKNAFGVTFSYVESKGKYLVVSLYDDESGRESCQVLTPGQSESWRPLEFPDVAEAEGRREKHRVQVVAAGEAVHTVLILKVGSTVIKKVVSLDLETECFTVTCFTKTKIKNWRTLWAIDWNGKLALTTIVGNDLHVTELENYKKQRWSQKKEVIPLSFLKEGSNDKDMISLLPLFAKDGDIWFNFGEDVKVIIYTIETGRTTPMNSRGLLPVGKLYPYKPTLVGFQGMQQDAKFGNRWSSLLKLG, encoded by the coding sequence ATGGAAAGCAATGTTTCAACCAGAGAAGGGGGCGAGGCTTCAAGCAAAATCGAGGCTCAAATGGCGAACGGAGCAGAATCATCGGAAGATTTGACGAAGTGTGAAAGAAAGGAGGACTATAACTCGACATCAATCGTCCCCTTCGAAGCCGTCATTGAGTTTAGAAGTGCTGAAACCGAAACAGGGGCACCAGTCTTCTCTTCCGATGTTGTCATCGAGATCTTGTGCCGGTTGCCTCTCAGGCCCCTAGCAAAGCTCCAGCTCGTGTGCAAGGAGTGGCGAGGTTTCATTCGTGGCCGTTACTTAATGGAAAGGAACATCGATCGCAACGAGGTTGTTGGCCATTGGCACAATGTCGCGGTGCCCCGCGATCCTGCCAAGCCGGACCACAATGATGAAAGGTTTATGTTACTTGATGGTTGTGATGGCTTGCTTCTCATAAAGAGTTTCCCCACAATGAAGTTGACCATCTGGAACCCAGCCACTTGCGGTGTTCTCCATTTGCCTGATCCGCACAAGAATGCCTTCGGGGTTACCTTCAGTTACGTCGAATCCAAGGGAAAGTATCTAGTGGTTTCTTTATATGACGACGAATCGGGAAGAGAAAGTTGCCAAGTTCTTACTCCTGGCCAGTCCGAATCTTGGCGGCCCTTGGAGTTTCCTGATGTTGCGGAAGCTGAGGGACGCAGAGAAAAACATCGTGTTCAGGTAGTTGCAGCCGGAGAAGCTGTCCACACTGTCCTGATTCTCAAAGTTGGATCTACGGTCATTAAAAAGGTCGTGTCGCTGGACTTGGAGACGGAGTGTTTCACCGTGACCTGTTTCACGAAAACTAAGATCAAGAACTGGAGAACCCTCTGGGCTATAGATTGGAATGGGAAACTGGCGTTAACAACCATAGTCGGAAACGATCTCCACGTGACGGAGTTGGAGAACTACAAGAAACAAAGATGGAGTCAAAAAAAAGAAGTCATACCACTGTCCTTCCTGAAAGAAGGAAGCAATGATAAGGACATGATCAGTTTGCTGCCATTGTTTGCGAAAGATGGCGATATATGGTTCAACTTTGGAGAGGATGTAAAAGTTATCATTTACACAATCGAAACGGGGCGCACCACTCCCATGAACTCAAGAGGGTTACTACCGGTCGGAAAGCTGTACCCCTACAAACCAACACTCGTAGGTTTCCAAGGAATGCAGCAAGATGCCAAGTTTGGGAACCGTTGGTCTTCTTTGTTGAAGCTTGGTTAA